Proteins from one Natrinema salinisoli genomic window:
- a CDS encoding protein kinase produces the protein MTVKKPSKSSIIGKTLLNNWEVVEEIDSGNNGVVYRAAHTAEEVDMDSACKLMPIGDLTEGWEKEVEKATMMDTHPNVVSIKDYTRIEIDKTEYACVISEFVDGPSLLKYIQDKPDQITVSFVCSVAEAILDVLHGMERREINHNDLHTGNVLLSKSDITISDEPQIKITDFGIGGSRNSMQPKNDYAQLGDIILDLLSEIDRSKLDTLDEYRYEFLVDEFVAKYIVEEDPTKGEYVRSPQELQGKLKENKSKARERMGDKPTVELQSPFDYLSCEQMGDSFRLIEKLYSRDFPGYGQLHSRTNTLLTGPRGCGKTTILKNMDLETQLETGQIKSADEIDYFGIFYPCRDLYFAFHYMDDKDPSSYNQNLLIHYLSLSLLKKFINRVRLLRDQFGNNISEDSLRLLEENISRTLRDYSSPPAGTDVLDHLTSVLEKEKRKVDDTLRRGESGYSDETRLMGIDRLPKTCKNFINSVDWLKNTPLFFLVDDYSLPKITQGMQSTLNDLVMERWDQVYFKISTESIASFHPYDRSEKLLEESREFEVVDLANHFISNTEKRNKFLTEVLNTRLETTSGIHSKYTDIYEILGERPYDSYNDLARQLRSDSDVDYAGFETLRDMFSGDISEMLRLVRGMFNEVGQNKNWEEGSVEVPIPPQKQDEVIKRYGGSFLNKIESIPESGERLREVAEAFGQHANQLLMEKTSKNETGNPPLQAFRIEIRDSFSFDSDEHVNEVLRVLRRNTSRRPEKQDISEEAESIYNDLLQYGIFLLDTRGKSIRGGAVPRLYLRRLLLPKFNLTPSQRDNVSLEPAEFMYLLSNPEGYDASDFERSETESLSRFIDDSDEKSE, from the coding sequence ATGACAGTCAAGAAACCTTCAAAGTCGAGCATTATTGGAAAAACGTTACTAAATAATTGGGAGGTTGTTGAGGAAATTGACTCGGGTAATAATGGGGTTGTTTATCGTGCGGCACACACCGCTGAAGAGGTAGATATGGATTCGGCATGCAAACTCATGCCAATAGGAGATCTGACCGAGGGTTGGGAAAAAGAAGTTGAGAAGGCAACCATGATGGATACTCATCCAAATGTTGTTAGTATCAAAGATTACACAAGAATTGAAATAGACAAAACAGAATACGCATGTGTGATATCAGAATTCGTTGATGGTCCCTCACTTCTAAAATATATACAAGATAAACCAGATCAGATTACTGTATCATTTGTCTGTTCAGTAGCAGAGGCAATTCTTGATGTGCTTCATGGAATGGAACGAAGGGAAATCAATCATAACGACCTACATACTGGGAACGTCCTTTTATCAAAATCAGATATTACAATTAGCGACGAACCCCAAATCAAGATAACCGATTTTGGAATTGGGGGGTCCCGAAATTCAATGCAGCCCAAAAATGACTACGCGCAATTGGGCGACATAATTCTAGATCTGCTTTCGGAAATCGATCGATCAAAGTTAGATACTCTTGACGAGTACCGCTACGAATTCTTAGTTGATGAATTCGTTGCCAAATATATCGTAGAGGAAGATCCTACCAAAGGCGAGTATGTCCGCTCGCCGCAGGAATTGCAAGGTAAACTAAAAGAAAACAAATCGAAGGCGAGAGAACGGATGGGTGACAAGCCAACTGTTGAACTACAAAGTCCATTTGATTACTTGAGCTGCGAGCAGATGGGTGATTCGTTTAGACTCATAGAAAAACTCTACTCCAGAGACTTTCCAGGATATGGCCAACTTCACAGTCGAACAAATACACTTCTCACTGGTCCGAGGGGTTGTGGCAAGACAACTATTTTAAAGAATATGGATCTTGAAACACAGTTGGAGACTGGGCAAATAAAATCTGCTGATGAAATTGATTATTTCGGTATATTCTATCCATGCCGCGACTTGTATTTTGCCTTTCATTATATGGATGACAAGGATCCAAGCTCATATAATCAAAATCTATTGATCCACTATCTATCACTCTCTCTGCTTAAGAAATTTATAAATCGAGTTAGGTTACTCCGTGATCAATTTGGAAATAATATCTCTGAGGATTCTTTGAGGCTGTTGGAGGAGAATATTTCCAGAACCCTTCGAGATTACTCTAGCCCTCCAGCAGGCACTGATGTTCTTGACCATCTTACCTCCGTTCTTGAGAAAGAGAAAAGAAAGGTTGACGATACACTAAGACGAGGTGAATCAGGTTACAGCGATGAAACTCGTCTGATGGGAATCGATAGGCTCCCAAAAACTTGCAAAAATTTCATTAATTCAGTTGATTGGCTTAAAAACACACCCCTATTCTTTTTAGTTGACGATTATTCTCTTCCAAAAATCACTCAGGGTATGCAGAGCACACTAAATGACCTAGTGATGGAGCGGTGGGACCAGGTATATTTCAAAATATCCACCGAAAGCATCGCATCCTTCCATCCATATGACCGGTCTGAGAAACTTCTTGAGGAGTCAAGAGAATTTGAGGTTGTTGATCTAGCGAATCATTTCATTAGTAATACTGAAAAGCGCAACAAATTCTTAACAGAAGTGCTGAATACGCGCTTAGAGACCACCAGTGGAATCCATTCCAAATACACGGATATCTATGAGATATTAGGAGAGAGGCCCTATGACTCATATAATGACCTAGCTCGACAGCTTCGAAGTGACTCTGATGTTGATTATGCAGGTTTTGAAACCTTGAGAGATATGTTCTCAGGCGATATTTCTGAGATGCTTCGCTTAGTACGGGGGATGTTTAATGAGGTGGGCCAAAACAAAAACTGGGAAGAAGGAAGCGTTGAAGTCCCAATTCCACCACAAAAGCAGGATGAAGTTATCAAGAGATACGGGGGGAGTTTCCTTAATAAGATAGAATCAATACCAGAGAGCGGCGAACGACTCCGAGAGGTCGCTGAAGCATTCGGACAACATGCGAATCAATTGCTCATGGAGAAGACCAGTAAAAATGAGACTGGTAACCCTCCACTTCAAGCCTTCCGGATTGAGATACGCGACTCATTCTCATTTGACTCGGATGAACACGTTAACGAAGTACTTAGAGTCCTACGTAGGAATACCTCGCGCCGTCCCGAAAAACAGGACATCTCAGAGGAAGCAGAATCTATTTATAACGATTTACTCCAATACGGAATATTCCTCTTAGACACTCGTGGAAAGAGTATTCGCGGCGGAGCGGTTCCTCGCCTTTATCTGCGGAGACTCCTACTTCCAAAATTCAATCTCACCCCAAGCCAGCGCGACAACGTCTCTCTAGAGCCTGCCGAATTCATGTATTTGTTGTCGAATCCTGAAGGCTATGACGCTTCAGACTTTGAGCGATCGGAAACAGAAAGTCTCTCCAGGTTCATCGATGATTCAGACGAGAAATCGGAGTGA